From a single Couchioplanes caeruleus genomic region:
- a CDS encoding PadR family transcriptional regulator encodes MIEPPMREPTFLVLTALAATPQHGYAVIEDVARMTDGRVRLRAGTLYAALDRLRSDGLIEVDREEVVQSRLRRYYRLTGVGEQRLAGETERLRRQATLAESRLRTRRTAGEAFS; translated from the coding sequence ATGATCGAACCACCGATGCGGGAGCCGACCTTCCTCGTGCTGACCGCGCTGGCCGCCACCCCGCAGCACGGGTACGCCGTGATCGAGGACGTGGCCCGCATGACGGACGGCCGGGTGCGGCTGCGCGCCGGCACCCTGTACGCGGCCCTCGACCGGCTGCGCTCCGACGGCCTCATCGAGGTCGACCGCGAGGAGGTCGTGCAGTCCCGGCTGCGCCGCTACTACCGGCTCACGGGCGTCGGCGAGCAGCGGCTGGCCGGTGAGACCGAGCGGTTGCGCCGGCAGGCCACGCTCGCCGAGAGCCGGCTGCGGACGCGCCGTACCGCGGGGGAGGCGTTCTCATGA
- a CDS encoding GAF domain-containing protein, with protein sequence MGLFGRQTTDGEGESAVAEARQNAAAVSTVVRALQGATTPAEAARAALDAVRECFGWAYGSYWRVDPAANVLRFAVESGDAGPEFRTVTLAASFAEGVGLSGRAWRARDLIFIADLGQMHDCVRAPVAQRVGVRSGICFPLTEDGRVVGTMDFFATTTLEPSEQRLETLRSIGLLVSQALERVSAAARQADAAADVAAVNTVLRHLSQAGVEADAIREALETVRTGFGWAYGSFWGVDESRDVLTFGVESGDAGTEFRQVTRSATFARGVGLAGRTWQAQEMIFVEDLGTVTDCVRAPAARRAGVVSGVCLPLVVHGTVIGTLDFFATQRLSLSESRSSALRNTAFLIAQAVQRIRESRRLSAAGAELVTSIEEAERNVLQATLVAGRATEVTGEANTVVGRLSESSSKIGDVVKVITSIAGQTNLLALNATIEAARAGESGRGFAVVATEVKELAQSTARATQDVATLIAAIQHDAGNVVHSLGAIGGIVGEINETQTMISSVLTEQAAVTRDIVGTQA encoded by the coding sequence ATGGGGTTGTTCGGCCGGCAGACGACGGACGGCGAGGGCGAAAGCGCCGTGGCCGAGGCACGGCAGAACGCCGCGGCCGTGAGCACCGTGGTGCGGGCGCTGCAGGGTGCCACGACGCCCGCCGAGGCGGCTCGCGCGGCACTCGACGCCGTACGGGAGTGCTTCGGCTGGGCGTACGGCTCCTACTGGCGCGTCGACCCCGCGGCGAACGTGCTGCGGTTCGCGGTGGAGTCGGGCGACGCCGGCCCGGAGTTCCGCACGGTCACCCTCGCCGCCTCCTTCGCCGAGGGCGTGGGCCTGTCCGGCCGGGCCTGGCGCGCCCGGGACCTGATCTTCATCGCCGACCTGGGGCAGATGCACGACTGCGTCCGGGCGCCCGTGGCACAGAGGGTGGGCGTGCGGAGCGGCATCTGCTTCCCGCTGACCGAGGACGGCCGGGTGGTCGGCACGATGGACTTCTTCGCCACCACCACGCTCGAGCCCTCCGAGCAGCGGCTCGAGACGCTGCGCAGCATCGGGCTGCTGGTGTCCCAGGCCCTCGAGCGGGTCAGCGCCGCCGCGCGGCAGGCGGACGCGGCCGCCGATGTCGCCGCGGTCAACACGGTGCTGCGGCACCTGTCGCAGGCCGGCGTGGAGGCCGACGCGATCCGGGAGGCGCTGGAGACGGTCCGCACCGGGTTCGGCTGGGCGTACGGGTCCTTCTGGGGCGTCGACGAGTCGCGGGACGTCCTCACGTTCGGCGTGGAGTCGGGCGACGCCGGTACGGAGTTCCGCCAGGTGACCCGCTCGGCGACCTTCGCCCGCGGCGTGGGCCTGGCCGGCCGGACCTGGCAGGCGCAGGAGATGATCTTCGTCGAGGACCTCGGCACGGTGACGGACTGCGTCCGCGCGCCCGCCGCCCGGCGCGCCGGGGTCGTCTCCGGCGTGTGCCTGCCGCTCGTCGTGCACGGCACGGTGATCGGCACCCTCGACTTCTTCGCCACCCAGCGGCTGTCGCTGTCCGAGAGCAGGTCGAGCGCGCTGCGCAACACCGCGTTCCTCATCGCCCAGGCGGTGCAGCGGATCAGGGAGAGCCGGCGGCTGAGCGCGGCCGGCGCCGAGCTGGTGACCTCGATCGAGGAGGCCGAGCGCAACGTCCTGCAGGCCACCCTGGTCGCCGGCCGCGCCACCGAGGTCACCGGCGAGGCGAACACCGTGGTCGGGCGGCTGTCGGAGTCCAGCAGCAAGATCGGCGACGTGGTCAAGGTGATCACCTCGATCGCCGGGCAGACCAACCTGCTGGCGCTGAACGCGACCATCGAGGCGGCCCGCGCGGGCGAGTCCGGCAGGGGCTTCGCCGTGGTGGCCACCGAGGTGAAGGAGCTGGCGCAGAGCACCGCCCGGGCCACCCAGGACGTGGCGACGCTGATCGCGGCGATCCAGCACGACGCGGGCAACGTCGTGCACTCACTGGGCGCCATCGGCGGCATCGTCGGTGAGATCAACGAGACCCAGACGATGATCAGCAGCGTGCTCACCGAGCAGGCGGCCGTGACCCGCGACATCGTGGGCACGCAGGCCTGA
- a CDS encoding sensor histidine kinase, whose product MDDGSFRHAAVVAGSDDELVAALLPELRRSAGAYDEVLMVVSDRSRAVLTAAAGDLAGTLSWGDPGGFYQRLGFAYESFRRYLAGQHDAGRRVHVVAEPDITAEAVPGRSLAYLAYEAVCNDVYAPYGCPVTCIWDCRHHPQAVIDGARAAHGHVLSADGARPSAQYLAPERFLSARRDPPLPAPPAAVDHDLVLDGVAALGRLRSLLDKWAAGHGFGAAAAEDVLVAVVEIATNGLRHGRPPIRVRAWHEAGTLTVQCDDAGGRRIPPEAGYHRPRLDGLAPGGRGLWLARQLADVVVIESAPGRTTVRLSFPYEPMHRSRD is encoded by the coding sequence ATGGACGACGGCTCGTTCCGGCACGCCGCGGTGGTCGCCGGCTCGGACGACGAGCTGGTGGCCGCGCTGCTGCCCGAGCTGCGGCGCTCGGCCGGCGCGTACGACGAGGTGCTGATGGTCGTCAGCGACCGCAGCCGGGCCGTGCTCACCGCGGCCGCCGGCGACCTGGCCGGGACGCTCAGCTGGGGCGATCCCGGGGGGTTCTACCAGCGGCTCGGATTCGCGTACGAGAGCTTCCGGCGCTACCTGGCCGGGCAGCACGATGCCGGGCGGCGCGTCCACGTGGTCGCCGAGCCGGACATCACCGCCGAGGCCGTGCCCGGGCGATCGCTGGCCTACCTGGCGTACGAGGCGGTGTGCAACGACGTGTACGCGCCGTACGGGTGCCCGGTCACCTGCATCTGGGACTGCCGGCACCACCCGCAGGCCGTCATCGACGGGGCGCGGGCGGCGCACGGCCACGTGCTGAGCGCGGACGGGGCGCGGCCCTCGGCGCAGTACCTGGCACCGGAGCGCTTCCTGTCCGCCCGGCGTGATCCGCCGCTTCCCGCCCCGCCCGCAGCGGTGGACCACGACCTGGTCCTGGACGGGGTCGCCGCCCTGGGCCGGCTGCGCTCGCTGCTGGACAAGTGGGCCGCCGGGCACGGGTTCGGCGCCGCGGCCGCGGAGGACGTCCTGGTGGCGGTGGTCGAGATCGCCACCAACGGGCTGCGCCACGGCCGGCCGCCGATACGGGTCCGGGCCTGGCACGAAGCCGGCACGCTGACCGTGCAGTGCGACGACGCCGGTGGCCGCCGGATCCCGCCGGAAGCCGGATACCACCGCCCGCGCCTGGACGGGCTCGCGCCCGGTGGGCGGGGGCTGTGGCTGGCCCGTCAGCTCGCCGACGTCGTGGTGATCGAGTCGGCGCCCGGGCGGACCACCGTACGGCTGTCGTTCCCGTACGAGCCCATGCACCGCAGCCGGGACTGA